The sequence TAGATAATACTCACAAGATTTTTTAGCTCCTAAGAAAAAGGATTACGAACGAATAGATGATGCGTACAGAAATTGTTTGGTGTTTTTACCAACGCTGATATTATGAGGGTTAATGCGCCTGTGAGGTTGAAGAATCGTCATTATTTGTTGTAGTATATTTCCacttatatgcatatgagtatatagatatgtatttatgtacatattcatgtatttacgtatgtatgtttgcACCATTGTaccttttttcttatataagcGCGTGTGTTCAGCTGTCCCTACGCATACCTAAACGAAGCGCAGAAGAATGCCAGTAACAGATAATGATCTACTGCGCtttcataatattcatattaataCTAACGAATACTATTAAGTCATTTAAGATTATGAAAATTGTGATACCGATTACTAGTGGATTTAATGTTGTCGATGAACATTTTGAGCCCaagtattttataaaaaacaagaTGCGTTTTGTTACCCCATACGTTTACACATATAAACTGTATTCCAAAAAAAGATGGATGGGGAGAAAAATAGTGGATGTTCTAAACTCAGAATTTTGTGCCtatgatataaattattttgttgaGTCAATAAGAAAaggatatataaaagtaaataatgaaaatgtaactagtgattatataataaaaagtaatgaCTTCATTGAACataaattactattattCGAAAAACCTGtcatacataataaaattataatactgTATGAAGATGAAAATTTCATTTGCGTTTATAAATCCTCCAGTATACCTACGCACCCCGTTGGTTCATATCAGTTTAATTCTCTCCTAAgaattattcaaaattatattagCAAAAGATTATCATTAAAAAGAGATTCCTCTGTTTTTGATAAATCGGAATGTAAGTTAGACGAagacataataaaaatatgttttaattttgcaAAAGTAAATATTCCATTTGTTAATGATGTCAATGTGATGGAAAAAGCAGAACACATGAAAGAAATAGAACAaataaagaaacaaaaaatgagaGAACAAAATGTACCGTTCCCTGCTTCATAcaatgtaaattataatgtTGATGAAAAGGGGACGAGTGATCACTTACCCAAACTTCATGCCgcgaaaaagagaaaaaattgtcaaattaatataatcgaagaaaataatatgaacaagtcagataataacaataaatttGCAAAGTGTTCAGAAGAGAGTGATAAAAAATTGGGGAAATTCCCACTGATGAATACAAAGTACACAAAGGGCGAAAATTGCAAAAAGGACAAAACGAACCAAACGGAACAAACGGGCCAAACGGAACAAACGGAACAAACGAACCAAACGGACCAAACGGAACAAACGGAACAAACGGAACAAACGAACCAAACGGACCAAACGGAACAAACGGAACAAACGGAACAAACGGAACAAACGAACCAAACGGACCAAACGGAACAAACGGAACAAACGGACCAAAAGAGCCAAGTGCAACTTCTAAATGAGAACCTATTTTCCCCTACGAGTGAAATTAAAACTTCTTTACTTGATGACTTAAGCACCAAAAAGGATGCGCTAAATAACGAAAAGCGAAAAATCAGAAGCAGTAACGATTGCGGTTGTTATATGAGTTATAATAGTCTAATCACTAAATGCGgcggtaataataatagggGTGATATGAGTCAAAATAATCTAAGCAGTAAACGCAGTGGTAATCTAGTCAGTGGAGGTAACAAAATGAACTCCAAAAGTGAGCTGATATGCAATGGGCTAAATGTTACAGGCAAAAAAGACCAAAAAGAGGAGAGTAAAGAAAAAGAcgattcatatatatacacactaCACAGATTAGACAAACTAACCTCAGGCATAGTACTGTTtggaaagaataaaaaattttctaccTTCTTTTCtcaaaatatatcaaataataaaattaaaaaatcgTACATTACAAGAGTGGATGGCGATTTTCGAGACCTCATTAAAAAGCTTCTAAATGAGAATAAAATACTGGCGGGTaccaataataatagtaatagtaaacTTTATAGTGATAGTAAACTTTATAGTGATAGTAAAATTTATAgtgatagtaataataacgaCTATTTAAACGATTTGATTGAACACTACTGTAGCAATACTAAGGAGGATACTCCTCTAATATTGAATGATGAAAACTCATTTAAAAAtgacatatttttatacgaAAACACATACAAAAAGGAGGATTTGACAATCGAGAAAAACAATATGAATTCACTAATGAAAATtgtgaatgaaaaaaaaaattatttaaaggaTGTTTTTGACATAAGTAAATTTGTGGAAGAAGGGGTagcagaaaaagaaaagctaATCGGGAATCCAAAAGGAGAGCAAAaggaagaattaaaaaaaaaaaagccaaAAGGAAAGCTGAAGGAAGGAGAAAAGGAAGAGGAACAAAGTGATGTGAGTggtgaaaaaaattttgcaaaTAACCCAGAAAAGAACTATTACGACGAATTTGAGGAATACAGCAAATACTTTGTTGTTGACTTCGGTTACATGTActgtgaaaataaaaaactgtTAAAGTatgtttttacaaaatatacaaaaagtaatcataaaatttcttataattattctttaaaacCTAGTGTAACTAAATTTATGTTCTTATCATATAATCCATCCCTCAATGAGTCCCTTATTTTATGTCAGCCTGTGACAGGAAGAACTCACCAAATAAGGGCTCATCTgaattatttatcttttcctATATCGAATGATCcaaattataacaaaaaatttggaGAAGAATATATGAGCAAATCGAAGTGCTTACACTTTGACCAAAAGATAGAAAAAGAGAGCGGAATGATTCGTCAAGACAGAGAAATGAATCATCAAGATAGCGAAGTGAGTGATCAGAATGGTAaggaaaatatgaatatcCAAAAGAACATGGAGTCcgaaaaatattcttattttccACTCATTccctttttaaatacatCCTTTAATTGGctatatgatgaaaatataaatttaaatgattcATATACTGAAGAAAATTTGCATAATTacttctttaaaaatattgataatATTACTTATCATAGTTCagg comes from Plasmodium malariae genome assembly, chromosome: 7 and encodes:
- the PmUG01_07025500 gene encoding pseudouridylate synthase, putative produces the protein MKIVIPITSGFNVVDEHFEPKYFIKNKMRFVTPYVYTYKLYSKKRWMGRKIVDVLNSEFCAYDINYFVESIRKGYIKVNNENVTSDYIIKSNDFIEHKLLLFEKPVIHNKIIILYEDENFICVYKSSSIPTHPVGSYQFNSLLRIIQNYISKRLSLKRDSSVFDKSECKLDEDIIKICFNFAKVNIPFVNDVNVMEKAEHMKEIEQIKKQKMREQNVPFPASYNVNYNVDEKGTSDHLPKLHAAKKRKNCQINIIEENNMNKSDNNNKFAKCSEESDKKLGKFPLMNTKYTKGENCKKDKTNQTEQTGQTEQTEQTNQTDQTEQTEQTEQTNQTDQTEQTEQTEQTEQTNQTDQTEQTEQTDQKSQVQLLNENLFSPTSEIKTSLLDDLSTKKDALNNEKRKIRSSNDCGCYMSYNSLITKCGGNNNRGDMSQNNLSSKRSGNLVSGGNKMNSKSELICNGLNVTGKKDQKEESKEKDDSYIYTLHRLDKLTSGIVLFGKNKKFSTFFSQNISNNKIKKSYITRVDGDFRDLIKKLLNENKILAGTNNNSNSKLYSDSKLYSDSKIYSDSNNNDYLNDLIEHYCSNTKEDTPLILNDENSFKNDIFLYENTYKKEDLTIEKNNMNSLMKIVNEKKNYLKDVFDISKFVEEGVAEKEKLIGNPKGEQKEELKKKKPKGKLKEGEKEEEQSDVSGEKNFANNPEKNYYDEFEEYSKYFVVDFGYMYCENKKLLKYVFTKYTKSNHKISYNYSLKPSVTKFMFLSYNPSLNESLILCQPVTGRTHQIRAHLNYLSFPISNDPNYNKKFGEEYMSKSKCLHFDQKIEKESGMIRQDREMNHQDSEVSDQNGKENMNIQKNMESEKYSYFPLIPFLNTSFNWLYDENINLNDSYTEENLHNYFFKNIDNITYHSSGIFLHSFRYTWEKIFDVFTLLPRWCYLFYISKNVLTFLFYSSLS